Proteins encoded within one genomic window of Prochlorococcus marinus str. MIT 9515:
- a CDS encoding class I SAM-dependent methyltransferase — translation MKKIVCPICSDEGEFSFISKNHYEIYCCKNINCKHYFLPDPQKGQGIHLRNDDLTIESDKNLKEFGDRNKRLLKLFLKKIPRSKKYKFLDFGSGCAHISRTFKTSLKKKAKIYCLEANQKCRKFYPQWDLIPVNNLDAIEEKIDLVYMIEVIEHLKNPRETLLNLKKVMDKNSLLFLSTPPGYNDEKLTNAYDNPTHIHFFTPQSLNNLLTSIGFKKLSFGSFSEMYPLKRKQSIVKEIIYKFKVFVKKTLIKNKGKSIKKKYPFHLVGFTKLDI, via the coding sequence ATGAAAAAGATAGTTTGTCCAATATGTTCTGATGAGGGGGAATTTTCATTTATATCAAAAAACCATTATGAAATTTATTGCTGTAAAAATATAAACTGTAAGCACTACTTCTTGCCAGATCCTCAAAAAGGACAAGGTATTCACTTAAGGAATGATGATCTAACAATTGAATCTGATAAAAATCTTAAAGAATTCGGAGATAGAAATAAAAGACTTTTAAAACTATTTCTCAAAAAAATACCTCGAAGCAAAAAATATAAATTCCTAGACTTTGGATCAGGTTGCGCTCATATATCACGAACATTTAAAACTTCTTTGAAAAAGAAAGCAAAAATTTACTGTTTAGAAGCAAATCAAAAATGTAGAAAATTTTATCCTCAATGGGATCTTATACCAGTTAATAATTTAGATGCTATTGAAGAAAAAATTGATTTAGTTTATATGATTGAAGTGATTGAACATTTAAAAAACCCAAGAGAAACATTATTAAATTTGAAGAAAGTTATGGATAAAAATAGTCTTTTATTTTTATCTACACCGCCTGGATACAATGATGAAAAATTAACAAATGCATATGATAATCCAACCCATATTCACTTTTTCACGCCTCAAAGCCTTAATAACCTATTGACCTCAATTGGTTTTAAAAAGCTTTCTTTCGGTTCTTTTTCAGAAATGTATCCTCTAAAAAGAAAACAATCGATTGTGAAGGAAATTATATATAAATTTAAAGTTTTTGTAAAAAAGACTCTTATAAAAAATAAAGGGAAAAGCATTAAAAAAAAATATCCTTTTCATTTAGTTGGATTTACTAAATTGGATATTTGA
- the psbF gene encoding cytochrome b559 subunit beta, long form — protein sequence MDFRVVLVITPIIFSWIFTVFWLGKWDVFRLTPFGLPKQGVAPFKNYQVWEDSSIINTNRPEEGYPVFTVRTAAVNALGIPTVFFLGAILAMQFKSY from the coding sequence ATGGACTTTAGAGTTGTACTAGTTATTACTCCTATAATTTTTTCTTGGATCTTTACAGTTTTTTGGTTAGGCAAATGGGATGTATTTAGATTGACACCTTTTGGATTGCCAAAACAGGGTGTGGCTCCTTTTAAAAATTATCAAGTATGGGAAGATTCATCGATTATTAATACAAACAGGCCTGAGGAAGGTTACCCAGTATTTACTGTACGAACTGCCGCTGTAAATGCATTGGGAATTCCAACTGTTTTCTTCCTAGGAGCTATTTTGGCGATGCAGTTTAAATCTTATTAA
- a CDS encoding DUF1651 domain-containing protein, with protein MALGGANVWSNFSYGIRIDTPKGCLLNAEGSRLIFFERSRKSPKNNVKIFIHLFYTNHLGEPAGLKSTNQLNLDEAWVQWHELQEHGWTEVAHNFG; from the coding sequence ATGGCACTTGGCGGAGCTAATGTATGGTCCAATTTCTCTTACGGCATTCGTATTGATACGCCCAAAGGCTGCCTTCTTAATGCCGAAGGCAGCAGACTTATCTTCTTTGAAAGAAGCAGAAAATCACCAAAGAACAATGTCAAAATCTTTATCCATTTATTTTACACAAATCACCTTGGAGAGCCCGCAGGACTAAAATCCACTAACCAGCTCAATTTAGACGAAGCTTGGGTACAATGGCATGAACTTCAAGAACATGGATGGACAGAAGTTGCTCACAATTTTGGCTAG
- a CDS encoding high light inducible protein: MADSQVTTESGGRQNMFPAETRPYIDESVSYDGYPQNAEKINGRWAMIGFVALLGAYTTTGQIIPGIF; encoded by the coding sequence ATGGCTGACTCACAAGTAACAACAGAATCAGGTGGAAGACAGAATATGTTTCCAGCTGAAACACGTCCATACATTGATGAATCCGTCTCTTATGATGGTTATCCTCAAAATGCTGAGAAGATTAATGGTCGTTGGGCAATGATCGGTTTTGTTGCTTTGTTGGGTGCTTACACGACAACAGGTCAAATTATTCCTGGAATCTTCTAA
- a CDS encoding protein adenylyltransferase SelO family protein has product MSQKPESLKDKETKNFSEFSQLADFSLMNSLKADPHSTKNGNDHRPRPVYSGHYVPVTPTPIPEPKYIAHSKTLFDELGLSSDLTKDKKFCSFFSGDIEVSEYPMRPFGWATGYALSIYGTEYTQQCPFGTGDGYGDGRAISVFEGLFNEKRMEMQLKGGGPTPYCRGADGRAVLRSSVREFLAQEFMHALGIPTSRSLILYVSGTEIVRRPWYSKGSKYYEPDIMLDNHAAITTRVAPSFLRVGQIELFARRVRSNSHNEAFNELKLIVQHLIDRNYKEEIDPSKSFAEKIIKLAYLYRERLISLVSNWMRVGYCQGNFNSDNCAAGGYTLDYGPFGFCELFDPRFQPWTGGGEHFSFFNQPFAAEINFKMFCLSLKPLLLENKKDIEKLEQIKNDFSKVMNKKIQLMWARKLGLEKYEETLTHELFNLMFTSKADFTIFFRKLSNIPENISSLKKSFYVPLTDELEQKWNIWLKKWQDFIKKEIDIKEISKSMRQVNPKFTWREWMIVSAYEDAEEGNYSKIKELQTILSNPYEEQSLETEQKYDRLKPNQFFNYGGISHYSCSS; this is encoded by the coding sequence ATGTCACAAAAACCTGAATCACTTAAAGATAAAGAAACTAAAAATTTTTCTGAGTTTTCACAATTAGCAGATTTTTCTTTAATGAATTCTCTCAAAGCTGATCCTCATTCAACAAAAAACGGTAATGATCACAGGCCTAGGCCAGTTTATTCAGGTCATTATGTTCCTGTCACCCCAACACCAATTCCAGAACCAAAATATATCGCTCATAGCAAAACATTGTTTGATGAATTGGGATTAAGTTCTGATCTTACAAAAGATAAAAAGTTTTGTAGTTTTTTTTCAGGAGATATCGAAGTTTCAGAGTACCCAATGCGACCCTTTGGCTGGGCAACGGGGTATGCATTGTCTATTTATGGCACTGAATATACTCAGCAATGTCCTTTTGGGACCGGTGATGGATATGGGGATGGTCGAGCAATTTCTGTATTCGAAGGTTTATTTAATGAAAAAAGAATGGAGATGCAACTAAAGGGAGGTGGTCCTACACCTTATTGTCGTGGTGCAGATGGCAGAGCAGTCCTACGATCAAGTGTTCGCGAATTTCTTGCACAGGAATTCATGCATGCCTTGGGAATTCCCACTTCAAGATCTTTAATACTTTATGTATCAGGAACAGAAATAGTTAGAAGACCATGGTACTCAAAGGGTTCAAAGTACTATGAGCCTGATATCATGCTTGATAATCATGCGGCGATTACTACTCGTGTTGCTCCATCATTTTTACGTGTAGGCCAGATTGAGCTATTTGCTCGCAGAGTTCGAAGTAATTCTCATAATGAAGCTTTTAATGAGCTAAAACTTATAGTGCAACACCTTATAGATAGGAATTATAAAGAAGAAATTGATCCCAGCAAATCATTTGCTGAGAAGATTATTAAGTTGGCTTATTTATATCGAGAAAGACTCATATCACTTGTCAGTAATTGGATGAGGGTTGGTTATTGCCAAGGGAATTTTAATAGCGATAATTGTGCGGCTGGAGGATATACTTTGGACTATGGTCCTTTTGGTTTTTGTGAATTATTTGACCCAAGATTTCAGCCTTGGACTGGAGGTGGAGAACATTTTTCATTTTTCAATCAGCCTTTTGCTGCAGAAATTAACTTTAAGATGTTTTGTTTATCTCTCAAACCTTTACTTTTAGAAAATAAAAAAGACATAGAAAAATTAGAGCAAATCAAAAATGATTTTTCTAAAGTAATGAACAAAAAAATTCAATTAATGTGGGCACGAAAGCTTGGTTTAGAAAAATACGAAGAAACTCTTACCCACGAACTTTTCAATCTTATGTTTACCTCTAAGGCTGACTTCACTATTTTCTTCAGAAAGCTTTCCAATATTCCCGAAAATATATCTTCTCTAAAAAAGAGTTTTTACGTACCTCTTACTGATGAACTTGAACAAAAATGGAACATTTGGCTCAAAAAATGGCAAGACTTTATCAAAAAAGAGATTGATATTAAAGAAATATCAAAATCAATGAGACAAGTAAACCCAAAATTTACTTGGCGTGAATGGATGATAGTTTCTGCATATGAAGATGCTGAGGAGGGTAACTATAGCAAAATAAAAGAATTACAAACTATTTTAAGCAATCCATATGAAGAGCAATCTTTGGAAACAGAGCAAAAATACGATCGCCTAAAGCCAAATCAATTTTTCAATTATGGAGGTATTTCACATTACAGTTGTTCATCTTAA
- a CDS encoding class I SAM-dependent methyltransferase, producing MVLNFCKKIILKFIPLKVVDKFFYYQLLIIAPFIKLYTKYTGASLPKSRELLKKVGVYPLLDHYYQPLFNDARLKKSLREPRHLPGINLNHNEQIVLIKELIYSKELLDLNLTKFPESIYDFDIRGAFKFGDAEFLYQIIRLLKPKKFVEIGSGSSTKIAYQALMKNKDESNIKCEHLCIEPYEMPWLEDLGVKVIRKLAEDCDTSIFSSLEENDILFIDSSHIIRPQGDVLKEYLEIIPTLKKGVYVHVHDIFTPRDYLDEWIREEVHFWNEQYLLEALLSDSNKYEVVAALNHLYHNNFNELKIVCPYITEGLEPGSFYFKIKA from the coding sequence ATGGTTTTAAACTTTTGCAAGAAAATAATCTTAAAGTTCATACCATTAAAAGTTGTTGATAAATTCTTTTACTACCAATTATTGATTATTGCCCCATTTATAAAACTATATACTAAATATACCGGAGCAAGTTTACCAAAATCTAGAGAACTTTTAAAAAAAGTAGGCGTATACCCTCTTTTAGATCATTATTATCAGCCATTATTTAATGATGCCAGATTAAAAAAATCTTTAAGAGAACCAAGACATCTTCCAGGAATTAATTTAAATCATAATGAACAAATTGTTTTAATAAAAGAACTAATTTATAGCAAAGAGCTTTTAGATCTAAATCTTACTAAATTTCCTGAATCAATTTACGATTTTGATATTAGAGGAGCTTTTAAATTTGGAGATGCAGAATTTCTTTACCAGATTATAAGACTTTTAAAACCAAAGAAATTTGTTGAAATCGGATCAGGCAGCTCAACAAAAATTGCTTACCAAGCCTTGATGAAAAATAAAGATGAAAGCAATATTAAATGTGAACATCTATGTATAGAGCCCTATGAAATGCCATGGTTAGAAGATCTTGGAGTAAAAGTAATTAGAAAACTTGCAGAGGATTGTGATACAAGTATTTTTTCCAGTCTTGAAGAAAATGATATTCTTTTTATTGACTCTTCACATATAATCAGGCCACAAGGGGATGTGCTTAAGGAATATCTTGAAATAATTCCAACTTTAAAAAAAGGAGTATATGTGCACGTTCATGATATTTTCACACCAAGAGATTACTTAGACGAATGGATAAGAGAGGAAGTACATTTTTGGAATGAGCAATACCTTCTAGAGGCCTTGTTGTCAGATTCAAATAAATATGAAGTAGTTGCAGCACTAAATCACCTTTACCACAATAACTTTAATGAACTAAAAATAGTTTGTCCATACATTACAGAAGGATTGGAACCCGGTTCATTTTATTTTAAAATTAAAGCTTAA
- a CDS encoding DegT/DnrJ/EryC1/StrS family aminotransferase: protein MREPLNQYEPDITEDDIAAVNKYLRSGGYVTEFKKTRDLEKSISEYCQTNNAVIFPNGTLSLLAILKSLNIGRGDTVIVPNYTMAATAFAVIETGAEVIFCDVELPSCCICFDSFKKAIECQRKRPKAVMLMSANGRYPSYEINEFISFCTNKGIEVVEDSAQSLGSKYKDGQHIGTKGVAGSFSFSMPKIITAGQGGAVISNDENLIFKLRSYRDFGRLSGGNDLHPEIGLNLKYTDLQATLALSQINRIDRLVEIKKRNFKLLIDSVQSEYLYINQNDLKYTTPWFYELMTPHRESLINWLSEQNIFTRNMYPELNRQGAFSFHHQHKHEFKNSSFISRNGLWLPSHTKLNHNDMNRIIEALNTFRPV, encoded by the coding sequence ATGAGAGAGCCTTTAAATCAATATGAACCTGATATTACAGAGGATGATATTGCAGCAGTTAATAAATACTTAAGGTCTGGAGGTTACGTCACTGAGTTTAAAAAAACCAGAGACCTAGAGAAATCAATATCAGAATATTGTCAAACAAATAATGCAGTCATTTTCCCAAATGGAACGCTAAGCTTATTAGCAATCTTAAAGAGTTTGAATATAGGGAGAGGGGACACCGTAATAGTGCCAAACTATACAATGGCTGCAACGGCTTTTGCCGTTATTGAGACAGGTGCTGAAGTAATATTTTGTGATGTTGAATTACCTTCTTGTTGTATATGTTTTGATTCCTTTAAGAAAGCTATTGAGTGTCAAAGGAAAAGACCAAAAGCGGTTATGTTAATGTCCGCCAATGGCAGATATCCTAGTTATGAAATTAATGAATTTATTTCTTTTTGTACAAATAAAGGTATTGAGGTTGTAGAAGATAGTGCTCAATCTTTAGGCTCAAAGTATAAAGATGGTCAACATATAGGAACAAAGGGTGTGGCCGGGAGTTTCTCCTTTTCAATGCCTAAAATCATCACGGCAGGTCAAGGAGGGGCGGTCATCTCTAATGACGAAAACCTTATCTTTAAATTAAGAAGTTACAGGGACTTTGGAAGACTATCAGGGGGGAATGACCTACATCCAGAAATTGGACTAAACCTCAAATATACTGACTTGCAAGCGACATTAGCATTATCTCAAATCAATAGAATAGACCGTTTAGTAGAAATAAAAAAAAGAAACTTTAAGCTTTTAATAGATTCAGTACAGAGTGAATATCTTTATATAAATCAAAATGATCTAAAATATACGACACCTTGGTTTTATGAGTTGATGACTCCACATCGAGAAAGCCTAATTAATTGGTTATCTGAACAAAATATCTTTACTAGAAATATGTATCCTGAGTTAAATCGTCAAGGAGCCTTTTCATTTCATCATCAGCATAAACATGAGTTTAAAAATAGCAGTTTTATCAGTCGTAATGGTCTTTGGTTGCCATCCCACACTAAACTTAACCACAATGATATGAACAGAATTATTGAGGCTTTAAATACTTTTAGACCTGTGTAA
- a CDS encoding WbuC family cupin fold metalloprotein, protein MSNKNVMSLTADDNSVIKTIYSIIEPDIMLHQVVKPKNTSPGRINVSPDHESLQVAHIGLKFNQTFKPHRHVFHDRNMPMAQESWVVISGKVKVFHYDLDDNIINESILLPGDCTITYRGGHNYLALEDKTVVYEIKTGPYHGVKNDKTFI, encoded by the coding sequence ATGAGTAACAAAAATGTCATGTCATTGACAGCAGATGATAATTCAGTAATTAAAACTATTTATTCAATTATAGAGCCAGACATAATGCTTCATCAAGTCGTTAAACCTAAAAATACATCCCCAGGGAGGATAAATGTTTCTCCAGATCATGAATCACTTCAGGTTGCTCATATTGGATTAAAATTCAACCAAACGTTTAAACCTCATAGGCATGTTTTTCATGATAGAAATATGCCTATGGCTCAGGAATCTTGGGTAGTAATTTCGGGGAAAGTAAAAGTATTTCATTATGACTTGGACGACAATATAATTAATGAATCTATTCTTCTTCCAGGTGATTGCACGATCACTTATAGGGGCGGACATAACTATTTAGCTTTGGAAGATAAAACTGTTGTGTATGAGATTAAAACTGGGCCTTATCACGGAGTTAAAAATGATAAAACATTTATATAA
- a CDS encoding GDP-mannose 4,6-dehydratase — MTKAFITGINGQDGSYLAEHLLSLGYEVGGLVRRSSVAENQTYRINPIESKLKTYYGDLIDQNSLADAFRHFKPDLIFNLAAQSHVRLSFDMPGFTAQVNAVGALNVFTAAKENCEGARIYQASSSEMFGTSVDPDNYQRETTPMHPVSPYGCSKLYAYSIARNFRRAYGLHISNGILFNHESPRRGTNFVTAKVVKGALDIKYKKEKFLELGNLDSYRDWGHSYDYTKAMIKLLEYSEPLDIVISTGKAHSVKDLCKVVFSKLGMDYEEHIKINPKFLRPQELPYLQGDSTKAKQILGWEPEFTFETLVEDMIMHFEASYK; from the coding sequence ATGACCAAGGCATTTATCACAGGTATAAATGGTCAGGACGGATCATATCTAGCAGAACACCTTTTATCACTTGGTTACGAAGTAGGCGGACTTGTAAGAAGAAGCTCAGTTGCTGAAAATCAGACTTATAGAATTAATCCTATAGAAAGTAAGTTAAAAACATATTATGGCGATTTAATTGACCAGAATTCACTAGCAGATGCCTTTCGACATTTTAAACCTGATTTGATTTTTAATTTAGCAGCTCAAAGTCATGTCAGACTTTCTTTTGATATGCCAGGTTTTACTGCACAAGTAAATGCAGTTGGTGCTTTAAATGTTTTTACTGCGGCCAAGGAGAATTGTGAGGGTGCAAGAATCTATCAAGCCAGCTCCTCTGAAATGTTTGGAACTTCAGTTGACCCAGATAATTATCAACGAGAAACTACACCAATGCATCCCGTAAGTCCTTATGGATGTTCAAAATTATATGCATATAGTATTGCTAGAAATTTCCGAAGAGCCTATGGTCTTCATATTTCAAATGGCATCCTTTTTAATCACGAATCCCCAAGGAGAGGGACAAATTTCGTGACAGCTAAGGTTGTAAAAGGTGCTCTTGACATTAAATACAAAAAAGAAAAATTCCTAGAATTAGGGAACCTAGATTCATACAGAGATTGGGGACATTCTTACGACTATACGAAAGCAATGATTAAATTATTAGAATATAGTGAACCTTTGGATATCGTTATATCTACTGGGAAAGCCCACTCAGTCAAGGATCTATGTAAAGTGGTTTTTTCGAAACTTGGCATGGATTATGAAGAACATATAAAAATCAATCCTAAATTCCTCCGCCCTCAAGAACTTCCATACTTACAAGGAGATTCGACAAAAGCAAAACAAATCCTTGGATGGGAACCGGAATTTACTTTTGAAACTTTAGTTGAAGATATGATTATGCATTTTGAGGCCTCTTACAAATAA
- a CDS encoding YdcF family protein yields the protein MLILLVIFIIRKKLRFIYSALIILLVFSNGVFSECLWRLLEYPWKRLEFSSINSADGIVVLSGGRHLPLGNTKIIEWHDPDRFLAGIELYKANKSNKLIFTGGVSLLTSNLPPEGTIYIKEAISMGIPKKDVLTTYPVYNTLEEAEAVKALLYREKPLSKKKIILVTSAFHMKRAKKVFEREGMNVLPYPVDFKSSRNFISSLTNIFKWIPSSSNLYKSSMAVREIIGRMIYNSWR from the coding sequence GTGTTAATACTTTTGGTTATTTTTATTATTAGAAAAAAATTAAGATTTATTTATTCCGCGCTTATTATTTTATTAGTCTTTAGCAATGGGGTTTTTTCTGAATGCTTATGGCGATTGCTAGAGTATCCATGGAAAAGATTAGAATTTTCCTCCATTAATTCTGCAGATGGTATTGTTGTCTTAAGTGGGGGCAGGCATTTACCACTAGGTAATACCAAAATAATTGAATGGCATGATCCAGACAGGTTTCTAGCTGGTATAGAACTTTATAAAGCTAATAAATCAAATAAATTGATATTTACTGGAGGAGTAAGTCTACTAACTTCAAATTTACCTCCTGAGGGAACTATCTATATCAAGGAAGCAATATCAATGGGTATTCCTAAAAAAGACGTTTTAACTACATATCCTGTTTACAATACCCTAGAAGAAGCTGAAGCAGTTAAGGCATTACTATACAGAGAAAAACCCTTAAGTAAAAAAAAGATAATCTTAGTTACTAGTGCATTCCATATGAAAAGAGCAAAAAAAGTTTTTGAGAGAGAAGGAATGAATGTTTTACCTTATCCTGTAGATTTTAAAAGTAGTAGAAATTTCATCTCGTCATTAACTAATATATTTAAGTGGATTCCAAGCTCTTCTAATCTATATAAAAGCTCAATGGCAGTTAGAGAAATTATTGGGAGAATGATATATAATTCTTGGAGATAG
- a CDS encoding 2'-5' RNA ligase family protein: MRINKGYWLWGLFPSKETNILNEIKVKVQSKLKSPFFETHITLAGPYLSIDKPFLNKLKTFGESNSVIMLNVEGYDFKQKKYESFYISIKKSRPLNEIRKNIYELNKFDVGNNYSPHISLSYGNHEIKEKKILISKLPKFNKPIKMSKIALVQVDEDIHLWKILESFDLN; the protein is encoded by the coding sequence ATGAGAATAAATAAAGGTTATTGGCTATGGGGACTATTCCCTTCTAAAGAGACTAATATTTTAAATGAAATAAAAGTTAAAGTTCAAAGTAAATTAAAAAGCCCATTTTTTGAAACTCATATAACTCTTGCAGGACCTTATTTGAGTATTGATAAACCTTTTTTAAATAAATTAAAAACTTTTGGCGAAAGTAATTCCGTAATTATGTTGAATGTAGAAGGTTACGATTTTAAACAAAAAAAGTATGAATCATTTTATATTTCAATAAAAAAATCTAGACCTCTAAATGAAATTAGAAAAAATATCTACGAACTAAACAAATTTGATGTGGGAAATAACTATTCTCCTCATATTAGTTTGTCTTATGGAAATCATGAAATAAAAGAAAAGAAAATATTAATTTCAAAATTACCTAAATTTAATAAACCAATCAAAATGTCAAAAATAGCTTTAGTTCAAGTAGATGAGGATATACATCTTTGGAAGATTTTAGAAAGTTTTGATTTGAATTAA
- a CDS encoding DUF3303 domain-containing protein, whose translation MLFLISYKFTDPNEQENGAKMLTEWYDKGGPQNRPKGYDVKSWVFLPQRGKGYSVVNSNSLEIIWKQWRPWKNLMEITIEPCADLDETVALYR comes from the coding sequence ATGCTTTTTCTGATTTCTTATAAATTTACTGATCCTAACGAACAGGAGAATGGAGCTAAAATGCTAACGGAATGGTATGACAAAGGAGGACCGCAAAATAGACCAAAAGGCTACGATGTTAAATCTTGGGTGTTCTTACCTCAACGAGGAAAAGGTTATTCTGTAGTAAATTCAAATTCATTAGAAATTATCTGGAAACAATGGCGTCCTTGGAAAAATTTAATGGAAATCACTATTGAACCTTGTGCAGATTTAGATGAGACAGTAGCGCTATATCGTTAA
- a CDS encoding class I SAM-dependent methyltransferase, with protein MLKLHLGCGKRYLKGYKHIDYSSYDHIDHKQPIYPLPFIKDSSVDEIYCSHALEYFDYNEGIKVLNEWKRCLSEGGILRLSVPDFDQLIKVYEQNNNDINSIIGPVFGRWEVEENKFIFHRTVYTRQKLLQALEKVGFKEICDWDPLEFHGCESNSFDDYSKAYFPHMDFAKGFPISLNILGKV; from the coding sequence ATGTTAAAGCTTCATTTAGGCTGCGGGAAGAGGTATTTGAAAGGATATAAGCATATCGATTACTCTTCTTACGACCACATTGACCATAAACAACCTATCTACCCCTTGCCATTTATTAAAGATTCAAGTGTAGATGAGATTTATTGCTCTCATGCATTGGAATATTTTGACTACAACGAGGGAATCAAAGTATTGAATGAATGGAAGCGCTGCTTATCCGAGGGTGGAATTTTAAGATTGTCAGTCCCCGATTTTGATCAGTTGATCAAAGTCTACGAACAGAATAATAACGACATAAACTCAATTATTGGTCCTGTATTTGGTCGTTGGGAAGTAGAAGAAAATAAATTTATATTCCATAGAACAGTTTACACAAGACAGAAATTATTACAGGCTTTAGAAAAGGTTGGTTTCAAAGAAATATGTGACTGGGATCCATTAGAATTTCATGGATGTGAGTCAAACAGTTTCGACGATTATTCAAAGGCTTATTTTCCCCATATGGATTTTGCAAAAGGCTTTCCAATTAGTCTTAATATTCTTGGAAAAGTCTAA
- a CDS encoding sodium-dependent transporter, translating into MDSKISQREQWTSKLGFILAAAGSAVGLGNLWGFAYRASQGGGAAFVVLYILIVLIVCLPVFVAEMALGRSAMASSLLAPVKLGGKNWYPLGILFFIAPLGIASYYSVIMGWTADTLFHSLFFGLPKNLGEAENFFGSISTGSSVLLGHLLSLLLTAFIVSSGIKKGIEKVTRYFMPILFIIIVILAIWATSLSGAWEGYKAFLFKFDFSELRNPQTIRNAFTQAFFSLSLGIGIMVTYSSYLNKKSNLPKLSIGVASLDTLVGLMAGLITFPIVLTFGLSDAISESTVGALFISIPTGLGSYGFAGRLVAVAFFALAYIAAITSSVSLLEVPVSSLMDKFGFKRGKSVWIITLFLFLAGIPSALNLNILGTVDSIFGGVLLIFGGFLVSFFMGWVVPGKFNEELNTSKVGKKTYLYLKFMLRWVSPPIIAFGLVISIFDLLKSWVS; encoded by the coding sequence TTGGACTCAAAAATTTCTCAAAGAGAGCAATGGACAAGTAAGCTCGGATTTATTCTTGCTGCTGCTGGGAGTGCTGTGGGACTCGGCAACTTATGGGGATTTGCTTACCGGGCATCTCAAGGAGGAGGAGCTGCTTTTGTAGTTTTATACATACTAATTGTATTAATTGTTTGTCTTCCAGTTTTTGTAGCCGAAATGGCTTTAGGAAGAAGTGCAATGGCAAGTTCATTACTGGCTCCGGTGAAATTAGGAGGGAAGAATTGGTATCCACTAGGAATTCTTTTCTTTATAGCTCCTTTAGGTATTGCTTCATATTACTCAGTGATAATGGGATGGACGGCAGACACTTTATTTCACTCATTATTTTTTGGATTACCAAAAAATCTAGGCGAAGCTGAAAATTTCTTTGGTTCTATAAGTACTGGAAGTAGTGTTTTGTTGGGGCATTTATTAAGTCTTCTACTTACAGCTTTTATAGTTTCGTCAGGAATAAAAAAAGGGATCGAGAAAGTCACAAGATATTTTATGCCTATCCTCTTTATAATTATTGTAATTCTAGCAATTTGGGCAACTTCCCTTTCAGGAGCATGGGAAGGATATAAAGCTTTCTTATTTAAGTTTGACTTTTCAGAATTAAGAAACCCTCAAACGATAAGGAATGCTTTTACTCAGGCATTCTTTTCTTTGAGTTTAGGTATTGGAATAATGGTTACCTACTCTTCATACTTAAATAAAAAAAGTAATTTACCAAAATTAAGTATTGGTGTTGCTTCATTAGATACCTTAGTAGGACTAATGGCGGGCTTAATTACTTTCCCAATAGTTTTAACCTTTGGCTTAAGTGATGCAATCTCTGAGTCAACAGTTGGGGCATTATTTATTTCTATCCCGACAGGATTAGGTTCCTATGGTTTTGCAGGTAGGTTAGTAGCTGTTGCTTTTTTTGCATTAGCTTATATAGCTGCTATTACTTCTTCTGTTTCTCTTTTGGAAGTGCCTGTTTCCTCATTAATGGATAAATTTGGATTTAAAAGGGGTAAATCTGTATGGATAATCACTTTATTTCTATTCTTAGCGGGAATTCCATCAGCATTAAATTTAAATATCCTTGGAACGGTTGATTCAATATTTGGGGGCGTATTACTTATCTTCGGAGGATTCCTAGTATCGTTCTTCATGGGATGGGTGGTTCCAGGAAAGTTCAATGAAGAACTTAATACTTCTAAAGTAGGCAAAAAAACTTATCTATATTTAAAGTTTATGTTGAGATGGGTATCGCCTCCAATTATTGCTTTTGGATTAGTGATAAGTATTTTTGACTTACTTAAAAGCTGGGTATCTTGA